In Procambarus clarkii isolate CNS0578487 chromosome 58, FALCON_Pclarkii_2.0, whole genome shotgun sequence, one genomic interval encodes:
- the LOC123767941 gene encoding thiamine pyrophosphokinase 1, whose translation MENGDGRLCWEPKEYYHPSPGLQYAVIVLNEALDETNMQYVNFLWRHASVRVCVDGATNSYHNLMQHQSTPSLPAPSDTSPSTFRSSVTSGLTNGLPCNSCPLPDIITGDFDSAQPELLKLYSSLGVNIVPTPSQDETDFTKAVRVLEKFIEERNFEIQHVVVIAGLHNTRFDHVIANIATLYKIEAVISVPVVVISGGSLYWLLTAGDHSIQIPEDIIFNPKRSWCGLVPVGQPSTVTTTGLKWNLNNQVLAFGHMVSTSNTFDPISCGLVTITTSKPLLWTMGWNIDQAPTLQIAEEPKSSCCPNQGIADKKERSLPTLTHLPTKATLAEISLKDGKCPGPMQR comes from the exons ATGGAGAATGGAGATGGAAGGTTGTGCTGGGAGCCCAAGGAATATTACCATCCATCTCCAGGACTGCAGTATGCAGTCATTGTTCTCAATGAAGCCTTGGATGAAACCAACATGCAATATGTGAACTTTCTGTGGCGGCATG CTTCTGTGCGAGTATGTGTGGATGGTGCCACCAATTCCTATCACAATCTCATGCAGCACCAAAGTACACCATCTCTTCCTGCGCCCAGTGATACATCACCATCAACCTTCCGGTCTTCAGTTACAAGCGGTTTGACCAATGGATTACCTTGTAACTCGTGCCCCCTGCCTGATATCATTACGGGTGACTTTGACTCGGCCCAGCCAGAGCTACTGAAATTATACAGTAGTCTTGGGGTTAATATCGTACCGACTCCCAGCCAAGATGAAACGGACTTTACCAAGGCTGTTAGAGTATTGGAGAAATTTATTGAGGAGAGAAACTTTGAG ATTCAGCATGTGGTTGTAATCGCAGGGTTGCACAATACACGTTTTGATCATGTAATTGCCAATATTGCAACACTGTACAAG ATAGAAGCTGTGATCTCGGTTCCTGTAGTTGTTATTAGCGGAGGAAGCTTATACTGGCTGCTAACTGCCGGAGACCACAGCATCCAGATACCAGAAGATATCATATTCAATCCAAAACGGTCCTGGTGTGGTCTCGTACCAGTTGGACAGCCATCCACTGTCACCACTACTGGCTTAAAATGGAATctaa ATAATCAAGTGTTAGCATTTGGACACATGGTGAGCACCTCCAATACCTTTGATCCCATTTCCTGCGGGTTAGTCACAATTACCACTTCCAAGCCGCTTCTCTGGACGATGGGATGGAACATTGATCAGGCTCCCACACTGCAAATAGCAGAAGAGCCCAAGTCTTCATGTTGTCCCAACCAAGGAATCGCTGACAAAAAGGAGCGCAGTCTTCCAACTTTAACACACCTGCCGACAAAAGCAACACTTGCGGAAATCTCGCTAAAAGATGGGAAATGTCCAGGGCCAATGCAAAGATAG